From Rutidosis leptorrhynchoides isolate AG116_Rl617_1_P2 chromosome 3, CSIRO_AGI_Rlap_v1, whole genome shotgun sequence, a single genomic window includes:
- the LOC139901950 gene encoding uncharacterized protein, protein MTNSYGRVPKEKKKSRIDRVLVNSLWLQFFPDLILQAGDPKTSDHKPIIWGKKLQDWGPKPFRFNNSWLEQIGFLDMWCHVWSSLSQEGWGALVLMKNLQSLKGELRNWKKQQLQISHSALKQCESEIKQIKEKYKFRDLNASEIAQLVLCKNRKKQLSLKDEAKKRLHSRIKWLKLGDKNTKFIHLALFSPPQALLQPTAFWDEISLAKLTAQQANSKSYSMKMK, encoded by the exons ATGACGAATTCATATGGGAGGGTCccgaaggaaaaaaaaaaatcacGAATAGATAGAGTGTTGGTAAATTCTTTATGGCTTCAGTTTTTTCCGGATTTAATATTGCAAGCAGGGGATCCAAAAACCTCGGATCATAAACCAATTATTTGGGGTAAAAAGTTGCAAGATTGGGGTCCTAAACCATTCCGGTTTAACAATTCTTGGTTGGAGCAAATCGGTTTTTTGGACATGTGGTGTCATGTATGGTCTTCTTTGTCCCAAGAAGGTTGGGGTGCTCTTGTATTGATGAAGAATCTTCAGTCCCTCAAAGGCGAATTAAGAAACTGGAAAAAGCAACAACTGCAAATTTCTCATTCTGCTCTCAAACAATGTGAGTCTGAGATCAAACAAATCAAAGAGAAGTACAAATTTCGTGATCTAAATGCGTCTGAAATCGCTCAACTTGTTTTATGTAAAAATCGAAAAAAACAATTGTCTTTAAAAGATGAAGCGAAGAAGAGGTTACATTCTAGAATTAAATGGTTAAAACTTGGTGATAAGAACACAAAGTTTATCCATTTG GCTTTATTTTCTCCTCCACAGGCCCTTCTACAACCTACTGCTTTTTGGGATGAGATTAGTCTGGCGAAGTTGACAGCCCAACAGGCTAATTCCAAGTCCTATTCGATGAAAATGAAATAA